One window from the genome of Diospyros lotus cultivar Yz01 chromosome 11, ASM1463336v1, whole genome shotgun sequence encodes:
- the LOC127812720 gene encoding geraniol 8-hydroxylase-like: MELFFVLLSLCLFFILKACLNNVLLGFPNRRFRKLPPGPRGLPLIGNLLMIGDRPHESLTELAKIHGPLMTVKLGFATTVVASSAEMAKEIFQKNDRACMGRAIPDAVTAETDHHLSLVWSSGGPHWTNLRKLCNTQLFTAQRLDQLQHLRHQIMDNMVSHVAEARDAKEGIFVGRLVFGTSLNLLSNTMFSGAMLDAKSDAMKELKVLMARIMELAGRPNLADCFPFLRRFDPQGIRREIKVSYDRLHELLEDMIDQRMKRRASGSPRCGDFLDVLFDHSEKHGDEFDRRNINILLSDLFIGGTDTTSTTIEWAMTELLRNPTIMAKAKTELALTIGSKRSIQEQDLPKLPYLDAIIKETMRLHPTAPLLLPHRAETEVEVCGYTIPKHTQILVNAWSMAQDASYWVQPKNFIPERFLSSDVDFVGKNFAFIPFGARRRICPGLGLGIRMLKLVLANLLYHFDWKLPNGMLPQELDMQDKFGVTLQKAIPLVAIPVAVAAAIPLKSEK; the protein is encoded by the exons ATGGAGTTGTTCTttgttttgctctctctctgtctgtTCTTCATCCTAAAGGCCTGCCTCAATAATGTCCTGCTGGGTTTCCCAAATCGCAGATTTAGAAAGCTTCCACCAGGGCCGAGAGGCTTGCCATTGATCGGAAACCTTCTGATGATCGGCGACAGACCTCACGAGTCCCTTACCGAGCTGGCCAAGATCCACGGTCCTCTCATGACAGTGAAACTCGGCTTCGCCACCACTGTGGTGGCTTCTTCTGCCGAGATGGCAAAAGAAATTTTCCAAAAGAATGATAGGGCATGCATGGGCAGGGCCATCCCAGATGCCGTCACTGCAGAAACCGATCACCACTTGTCCTTGGTTTGGTCGTCAGGAGGCCCTCACTGGACAAATTTGAGAAAGCTATGCAACACCCAACTTTTCACGGCCCAAAGATTGGATCAGCTGCAGCATCTGCGACATCAAATTATGGATAATATGGTTAGCCACGTGGCGGAAGCGAGAGACGCCAAAGAAGGCATTTTCGTGGGGAGGCTGGTGTTCGGCACGTCGTTGAACTTGCTGTCGAACACCATGTTCTCGGGGGCTATGCTGGATGCGAAATCGGATGCCATGAAAGAGCTGAAGGTGTTGATGGCGAGGATAATGGAGCTTGCGGGAAGGCCCAATCTGGCAGACTGTTTTCCTTTCCTGAGGCGGTTTGATCCGCAGGGAATAAGGAGGGAGATTAAGGTGTCCTACGATCGTTTGCACGAATTGCTTGAGGACATGATTGATCAACGGATGAAGCGAAGAGCATCTGGTTCGCCTAGATGCGGGGATTTCTTGGATGTTCTCTTTGATCATAGTGAAAAGCATGGCGATGAATTTGACCGCcggaatataaatattctcctCTCG GATTTGTTCATTGGCGGCACTGATACCACCAGTACCACAATAGAATGGGCAATGACAGAGCTTCTCCGCAACCCAACCATCATGGCCAAGGCAAAGACAGAACTAGCCCTAACCATCGGATCAAAAAGAAGCATCCAAGAACAAGACCTTCCCAAACTTCCATACCTGGACGCAATCATCAAAGAGACAATGAGGCTCCACCCCACAgctcctcttctccttcctcatcGAGCAGAGACAGAGGTTGAGGTTTGTGGGTACACCATTCCCAAGCACACCCAAATCCTCGTGAACGCGTGGTCTATGGCACAAGACGCTTCTTATTGGGTCCAACCAAAAAACTTTATTCCAGAAAGGTTTTTAAGTTCAGACGTTGACTTCGTAGGCAAGAACTTTGCATTTATACCATTTGGTGCGAGACGAAGGATTTGCCCAGGCTTGGGCCTTGGCATAAGAATGCTTAAATTAGTGTTGGCTAATCTGCTTTACCATTTTGATTGGAAGCTACCTAATGGAATGTTGCCCCAGGAGCTGGACATGCAAGATAAGTTTGGGGTTACCCTTCAGAAGGCTATTCCACTTGTTGCCATTCCAGTGGCTGTGGCTGCTGCAATCCCCTTGAAGAGTGAAAAATAA